A window of Cheilinus undulatus linkage group 1, ASM1832078v1, whole genome shotgun sequence contains these coding sequences:
- the LOC121519261 gene encoding histone H2B type 1-O-like encodes MPDTVKAPKKGSKKAVSKATKSGKKRKTKRKESHAIYVYKVLKQVHPDTGISSKAMGIMNSFVSDIFERIAGEASRLAHYNKRSTITSREIQTAVRLLLPGELAKHAVSEGTKAVTKYTSSK; translated from the coding sequence ATGCCTGATACAGTGAAAGCACCGAAGAAGGGCTCCAAGAAAGCCGTCTCTAAGGCCaccaagagtggcaaaaagaggaagaCTAAGAGGAAGGAGAGCCACGCCATCTACGTGTACAAGGTCCTGAAGCAGGTCCACCCTGACACCGGGATCTCCTCTAAGGCCATGGGCATCATGAACTCGTTTGTGAGTGACATCTTTGAGCGCATCGCCGGGGAGGCCTCCCGTCTGGCTCACTACAACAAGCGCTCCACCATCACCTCCAGGGAGATCCAGACCGCCGTCCGCCTGCTGTTGCCCGGAGAGCTGGCCAAGCACGCCGTGTCTGAGGGCACCAAGGCCGTCACCAAGTACACCAGCTCCAAGTAA
- the LOC121519657 gene encoding histone H4-like, which produces MSGRGKGGKGLGKGGAKRHRKVLRDNIQGITKPAIRRLARRGGVKRISGLIYEETHGVLKVFLENVIHDAVTYTEHAKRKTVTAMDVVYALRRQGRTLYGFGG; this is translated from the coding sequence ATGTCTGGAAGAGGAAAGGGAGGAAAAGGACTCGGTAAAGGAGGCGCCAAGCGTCACCGTAAAGTTCTCCGTGATAACATCCAGGGAATCACCAAGCCCGCTATCCGCCGTCTGGCTCGCCGCGGTGGAGTCAAGCGGATCTCCGGTCTCATCTACGAGGAGACCCACGGTGTGTTGAAGGTCTTCCTGGAGAACGTCATCCATGATGCCGTCACCTACACTGAGCACGCCAAGAGGAAGACTGTCACCGCCATGGATGTGGTCTACGCTCTCAGGAGACAGGGACGCACTCTCTACGGATTCGGAGGTTAA
- the LOC121511343 gene encoding basic proline-rich protein-like: MAKVFAAWSPASSAPESPASSTPEIPASSAPEPQPRVSRAAEPQPRVSRAAEPQPRGSRAAEPQPPVLVGRRLFPVPAERRLVPVPAERRLVPEPAERRLVPEPAERRLVPEPAERRLVPEPAERRLVPEPAERRLVPEPAERRLVPEPAEHRLPLVPAKRHLAPVLAERRQPPVPAERRLPPVPAKRLLVPVSAERRQPLFPAECCLLPVLPEAIPAPVPGSLSSEAVQSPVPGSPLSEAVWRPVPGTPLSEAVQTPDSLLEAVQTPNPDSSLEAVQTPDPDSSLEAVQTPDPDSSLEAVRTADPDSLLAAIQTPDPDYLPEAVRTPDPDSLPGAIQTRAPGSSSVAIQTKAPGSSSVAVQTKAPGSLSVAVQNRTPGSSSVAVQTQAPYSSSVAVQTSVPGSLSEVLRETSVPGSLSEVLTEPSAPGSPSVVLTPNCVPGMPLGRPPESSCPPGLPPGRPPESSCPPGLPPGRPPESSCPPGLPPGRPPESSCPPGLPPGRPPESSCPPGLPPGRPPESSCPSGLPLGRPPESSCPPGLPPGRPPELSCLSGPPPGRPPDLLCPSGPPPGRPPDLSCPSGPPLGRPPELSCPSGLPPDSPHGLFGPPPGPPPTHPAV, from the exons ATGGCTAAAGTTTTCGCTGCCTGG agtccagcttccagtgccccagagaGTCCAGCTTCCAGTACCCCTGAGATTCcagcttccagtgccccagagCCTCAGCCACGTGTCTCCAGAGCCGCAGAGCCTCAGCCACGTGTCTCCAGAGCCGCAGAGCCTCAGCCACGTGGCTCCAGAGCCGCAGAGCCTCAGCCACCTGTTCTGGTTGGGCGCCGTCTGTTTCCTGTTCCCGCTGAGCGTCGTCTGGTTCCTGTGCCCGCTGAGCGTCGTCTGGTTCCTGAGCCCGCTGAGCGTCGTCTGGTTCCTGAGCCCGCTGAGCGTCGTCTGGTTCCTGAGCCCGCTGAGCGTCGTCTGGTTCCTGAGCCTGCTGAGCGTCGTCTGGTTCCTGAGCCTGCTGAGCGTCGTCTGGTTCCTGAGCCTGCTGAGCGTCGTCTGGTTCCTGAGCCTGCTGAGCATCGTCTGCCTCTTGTTCCTGCTAAGCGCCATCTGGCTCCTGTTCTGGCAGAGCGCCGTCAGCCACCAGTCCCGGCTGAGCGCCGTCTGCCTCCTGTTCCTGCCAAGCGCCTTCTGGTTCCTGTTTCGGCAGAGCGCCGTCAGCCACTATTCCCGGCTGAGTGTTGTCTGCTTCCTGTCCTGCCTGAGGCCATCCCGGCCCCAGTTCCTGGTTCCCTGTCGTCTGAGGCTGTCCAGAGCCCTGTTCCTGGTTCCCCGTTGTCCGAGGCGGTCTGGAGGCCTGTGCCTGGTACCCCGTTGTCcgaggccgtccagacccctGACTCTTTGCTGGAG gccgtccagaccccaaATCCTGACTCTTCCCTGGAGGCtgtccagaccccagatcctgactctTCCCTGGAagccgtccagaccccagatcctgactctTCCCTGGAGGCGGTCCGGACCGCAGATCCTGATTCTCTGCTGGCGGCCatccagaccccagatcctgactACCTGCCAGAGGCCGTCCggaccccagatcctgactctTTGCCGGGGGCCATCCAGACCAGAGCTCCTGGTTCCTCGTCTGTCGCCATCCAGACCAAAGCTCCTGGTTCCTCGTCTGTGGCCGTCCAGACCAAAGCTCCTGGTTCCTTGTCTGTGGCCGTCCAGAACCGGACTCCTGGTTCCTCGTCGGTGGCCGTCCAGACCCAAGCTCCTTATTCCTCATCTGTGGCTGTCCAGACCTCTGTTCCTGGCTCCCTGTCAGAGGTCCTGAGGGAGACCTCTGTTCCTGGCTCCCTGTCGGAGGTCCTGACAGAGCCCTCGGCTCCTGGCTCCCCGTCGGTGGTTCTGACCCCCAACTGTGTTCCTGGGATGCCCCTGGGCCGCCCTCCTGAATCCTCGTGTCCTCCTGGGCTGCCCCCTGGCCGCCCTCCTGAATCCTCGTGTCCTCCTGGGCTGCCCCCTGGCCGCCCTCCTGAATCCTCGTGTCCTCCTGGGCTGCCCCCTGGCCGCCCTCCTGAGTCCTCGTGTCCTCCTGGGCTGCCCCCTGGCCGCCCTCCTGAGTCCTCGTGTCCTCCTGGGCTGCCCCCTGGCCGCCCTCCTGAATCCTCGTGTCCCTCTGGGCTGCCCCTGGGTCGCCCTCCTGAATCGTCGTGTCCTCCTGGGCTGCCCCCCGGCCGCCCACCAGAACTCTCGTGCCTCTCTGGGCCGCCTCCAGGCCGCCCACCTGATCTCTTGTGCCCCTCTGGGCCGCCTCCGGGCCGCCCACCTGATCTCTCGTGCCCCTCTGGGCCGCCTCTGGGCCGCCCACCTGAACTCTCGTGCCCGTCTGGGCTGCCCCCTGACAGCCCACATGGACTCTTTGGCCCTCCTCCAGGCCCCCCTCCCACCCACCCTGCTG TTTGA